In Streptomyces sp. NBC_01216, one genomic interval encodes:
- a CDS encoding acyl-CoA dehydrogenase family protein, translated as MIGFQLDEEHEILRKTVEDFARTAVAPAIGDLYKRDEFPYDLVAEMGRMGLFGLPFEPEYGGGGRGFLALCVALEELARVDTSVAITLSAGVSLGAMPIHRFGTPEQKERWMPGLCSGTALSAFGLTEPGGGTDVAGLATTAVRDGDDWVINGAKSFITNSGTDITRLVTVTAVTGVRADGRQDASTIVVPSGTPGFEVAPKYSKAGWNSSDTRGLTFTDVRVPAGNLLGREGRGLSQFLSVLDESRIAISAVGAGIAQGCVDESVRHAKERAAFGRSIGANQAIQFKIADMEVRAHSARLAYYDAVTRMLRGEPFAKEASIAKLVSSGAAMDNARDATQIFGGYGCINDYPVARFYRDAKVLEIGEGTSEVQRMLIARGLGLPNAA; from the coding sequence GTGATCGGCTTCCAGCTCGACGAGGAGCACGAGATCCTGCGCAAGACCGTGGAGGACTTCGCGCGCACCGCCGTGGCCCCGGCCATCGGCGACCTCTACAAGCGGGACGAGTTCCCGTACGACCTGGTGGCCGAGATGGGCCGGATGGGCCTGTTCGGGCTTCCTTTCGAGCCGGAGTACGGCGGTGGGGGCCGTGGCTTCCTGGCTCTGTGCGTGGCGCTGGAGGAACTCGCCCGTGTCGACACGTCGGTCGCGATCACGTTGTCCGCGGGGGTGTCGCTGGGGGCCATGCCGATCCACCGCTTCGGCACGCCCGAGCAGAAGGAACGCTGGATGCCGGGGCTGTGCTCGGGGACGGCGCTCAGCGCGTTCGGGCTGACCGAGCCCGGAGGTGGTACGGATGTGGCCGGGCTCGCCACGACGGCGGTTCGCGACGGGGACGACTGGGTGATCAACGGTGCCAAGTCGTTCATCACCAACTCCGGTACGGACATCACCCGTCTGGTGACGGTGACGGCGGTGACGGGGGTCCGCGCGGACGGCCGTCAGGACGCCTCGACCATCGTGGTCCCCTCGGGCACGCCGGGATTCGAGGTCGCGCCGAAGTACTCCAAGGCGGGCTGGAACTCCTCTGACACCCGCGGTCTGACCTTCACCGACGTCCGGGTGCCGGCCGGGAACCTGCTCGGGCGGGAGGGCCGGGGTCTGTCCCAGTTCCTGTCGGTGCTGGACGAGAGCCGGATCGCGATCTCCGCGGTGGGCGCGGGCATCGCCCAGGGCTGTGTCGACGAAAGCGTGCGTCATGCCAAGGAGCGGGCGGCGTTCGGGCGGAGCATCGGTGCCAACCAGGCCATCCAGTTCAAGATCGCCGACATGGAGGTGCGGGCCCACAGCGCGCGGCTGGCGTACTACGACGCGGTGACCAGGATGCTGCGCGGGGAACCCTTCGCCAAGGAGGCGTCGATCGCGAAGCTCGTCTCCTCCGGCGCGGCGATGGACAACGCCCGGGACGCGACGCAGATCTTCGGCGGCTACGGCTGTATCAACGACTACCCGGTGGCCCGCTTCTACCGCGACGCCAAGGTCCTGGAGATCGGCGAGGGCACGAGCGAGGTGCAGCGGATGCTGATCGCACGCGGTCTGGGGCTGCCGAACGCGGCCTGA
- a CDS encoding SDR family NAD(P)-dependent oxidoreductase, whose amino-acid sequence MTDFANKTYFITGGGSGIGFATARRLLDEGANVVIAGRDADRLDRAVKDLDGGDRVLAVALDVARPAELEAAFEQVRARFGSLHGVFANAGIGLNARTADVTEEDFDQVVGTNFKGAFFTVQKALPLLAEGSSVVLNASWLVHRGMGPGSVYAASKAAVLNLPQTLAPDLAERGIRVNAVTPGHIRTEMFDAVAPVEEVREFFRGQVALGTLGTPRDIAETVLFLLSPRAAYITGQEFVVDGGLVGSVPA is encoded by the coding sequence ATGACTGACTTCGCGAACAAGACCTACTTCATCACCGGCGGCGGCAGCGGCATCGGCTTCGCCACCGCCCGCCGTCTGCTCGACGAGGGCGCCAACGTGGTGATCGCCGGCCGCGACGCCGACCGTCTCGACCGGGCGGTCAAGGACCTGGACGGTGGCGACCGGGTGCTCGCCGTGGCCCTGGACGTGGCCCGTCCGGCCGAGCTCGAGGCGGCGTTCGAGCAGGTCCGTGCCCGCTTCGGCAGCCTGCACGGTGTCTTCGCCAATGCCGGCATCGGCCTCAACGCCCGTACCGCCGACGTGACCGAGGAGGACTTCGACCAGGTCGTCGGCACCAACTTCAAGGGCGCGTTCTTCACGGTGCAGAAGGCGCTGCCGCTGCTGGCCGAGGGTTCTTCGGTGGTGCTCAACGCGTCGTGGCTGGTGCACCGCGGCATGGGTCCGGGTTCGGTCTACGCGGCCAGCAAGGCGGCCGTGCTGAATCTGCCGCAGACGCTCGCGCCGGACCTGGCCGAGCGTGGTATCCGGGTCAACGCCGTCACGCCGGGCCACATCCGTACCGAGATGTTCGACGCGGTCGCCCCGGTCGAGGAGGTCCGCGAGTTCTTCCGCGGCCAGGTCGCGCTGGGCACGCTCGGTACTCCGCGGGACATCGCCGAGACGGTGCTGTTCCTGCTCTCGCCGCGGGCGGCCTACATCACCGGTCAGGAGTTCGTCGTCGACGGCGGCCTGGTCGGTTCCGTCCCGGCCTGA
- a CDS encoding YciI family protein has translation MAQFAVFIYEAEIPGGWENAPKELLAAHEAFPGKVEELGGKILNGLALQPAGTAKTVRDGAVGDGPFAATRESLGGAFVLEAKDLDHALEVAKVVPVHDGGVEVRPLFDAPEA, from the coding sequence ATGGCTCAGTTCGCGGTTTTCATCTACGAGGCGGAGATCCCCGGGGGTTGGGAGAACGCCCCCAAGGAGCTCCTGGCGGCCCACGAGGCGTTCCCCGGCAAGGTCGAGGAGCTCGGCGGCAAGATCCTCAACGGTCTCGCCCTGCAGCCGGCCGGCACTGCCAAGACCGTCCGTGACGGCGCCGTCGGCGACGGCCCGTTCGCCGCCACCCGGGAGTCGCTCGGCGGCGCCTTCGTGCTGGAGGCGAAGGACCTCGACCACGCCCTCGAGGTCGCCAAGGTCGTCCCGGTGCACGACGGCGGCGTCGAGGTCCGCCCGCTCTTCGACGCTCCCGAGGCATGA
- a CDS encoding SRPBCC family protein — protein sequence MTVTDTTALNEITVTRVLDAPRAAVYRAWTEPEQFAQWWGPQAFTTDPSTVALDVRVGGTWKATMAAEGIGEFPFTGVYREVVADERLVFTLVDPNDENVAARAERGEAEELTTVTFADDEGGTKLTFQQVGQVEAEKTAEVEAGWNSFLDSLADHLTGA from the coding sequence ATGACGGTGACGGACACGACGGCGCTGAACGAGATCACCGTCACCCGCGTCCTCGACGCCCCGCGCGCCGCGGTCTACCGCGCGTGGACCGAGCCCGAGCAGTTCGCCCAGTGGTGGGGGCCGCAGGCATTCACCACCGACCCGTCCACGGTCGCGCTCGACGTCCGCGTCGGCGGCACGTGGAAGGCCACCATGGCGGCCGAGGGTATCGGTGAGTTCCCGTTCACGGGCGTCTACCGCGAGGTCGTGGCCGACGAGCGACTGGTCTTCACCCTGGTCGACCCGAACGACGAGAACGTCGCGGCGCGTGCCGAGCGCGGGGAGGCGGAGGAGCTGACCACGGTCACCTTCGCCGACGACGAGGGAGGCACCAAGCTGACCTTCCAGCAGGTCGGTCAGGTCGAGGCGGAGAAGACCGCGGAGGTCGAGGCCGGCTGGAACAGCTTCCTCGACAGCCTGGCGGACCACCTCACCGGCGCCTGA
- a CDS encoding acyltransferase family protein, whose protein sequence is MAITTTRSPAAVSGTRTTERRFFPELEGMRGVAAMGVLVTHVAFSSGMVGFMDKEPNGFFGVMLQQLHVSLPIFFVLSGMLLYRPFALATIAGTRKPEIKPYFWRRALRTMPAYWVLVAVALLTLNREAVHGIWQVVRPVLLLQVYQLDARLVGQGLEQTWTLATEVAFYAALPLLAWALDKLAGRSADPGVRVRRILWGLSPLVVIGFAYAAYTFLPSMGAYPIENEWPPKWLGFIAVGMGLAALSAGADVAPKSVPAFYRFVQRKPVWCWVIAAAIYLLACVRPIGQPGHADYPSMAGGMTEHLLYTLFGLFLVAPVTVSTPSRFVVAVMSNPVMRFLGRISYGLYLWHIAVIYFWHGSLFEAGGFLELLGITLAGSIVLATASFYLVESPAMKLRERLGKASAKPSVETITP, encoded by the coding sequence GTGGCCATCACCACAACCAGATCTCCCGCGGCCGTCAGCGGCACCCGCACCACCGAGCGCCGGTTCTTCCCGGAGCTCGAGGGAATGCGTGGTGTCGCGGCCATGGGAGTCCTCGTCACACACGTCGCGTTCAGCTCCGGCATGGTCGGATTCATGGACAAGGAACCCAACGGGTTCTTCGGCGTCATGCTCCAGCAGTTGCACGTGAGCCTGCCCATCTTCTTCGTACTCTCCGGCATGCTGCTCTACCGGCCGTTCGCCCTCGCGACGATCGCCGGCACCCGCAAGCCCGAGATCAAGCCCTACTTCTGGCGCCGGGCGTTGCGCACCATGCCCGCTTACTGGGTGCTGGTCGCCGTCGCGCTCCTCACCCTCAACCGGGAAGCCGTCCACGGCATCTGGCAGGTCGTCCGGCCCGTGCTGCTGCTGCAGGTCTACCAGCTCGACGCCCGCCTCGTCGGCCAGGGCCTCGAACAGACCTGGACCCTCGCGACCGAGGTCGCCTTCTACGCGGCCCTGCCCCTGCTCGCCTGGGCGCTCGACAAGCTCGCCGGCCGCTCCGCCGACCCGGGCGTACGCGTCCGCCGCATCCTGTGGGGCCTCAGCCCGCTCGTCGTCATCGGCTTCGCCTACGCGGCCTACACCTTCCTGCCCTCCATGGGCGCGTACCCCATCGAGAACGAATGGCCGCCGAAGTGGCTCGGCTTCATCGCCGTCGGCATGGGCCTCGCCGCCCTGTCCGCGGGCGCCGACGTCGCCCCGAAGAGCGTTCCGGCGTTCTACCGCTTCGTCCAGCGGAAGCCGGTGTGGTGCTGGGTCATCGCCGCCGCGATCTACCTCCTCGCCTGCGTCCGCCCGATCGGCCAGCCCGGCCACGCCGATTACCCGTCGATGGCCGGCGGCATGACCGAGCACCTCCTCTACACGCTCTTCGGCCTGTTCCTCGTCGCCCCGGTCACCGTCTCCACTCCCTCGCGCTTCGTCGTCGCGGTGATGAGCAACCCGGTGATGCGCTTCCTCGGCCGCATCTCCTACGGCCTGTACCTGTGGCACATCGCCGTCATCTACTTCTGGCACGGCAGTCTCTTCGAGGCCGGCGGCTTCCTGGAGCTGCTCGGCATCACCCTGGCCGGCTCCATCGTCCTCGCCACGGCCAGCTTCTACCTCGTCGAGAGCCCCGCCATGAAGCTGCGCGAGCGCCTCGGCAAGGCATCGGCCAAGCCCAGCGTCGAGACGATCACTCCGTGA
- a CDS encoding thioesterase II family protein, whose translation MSWIRTLRTAAPGAVRLVCLPHAGGSAHTWHPLAEALGPDVEVLAAQYPGRHDRLAEPPLGDLKLMAGHIVASLLPLRDAPLALFGHSLGALLGYEIAARLQATGPAPVHLFASSMLAPSRHRHDGVHLRDDDGILAELDRISGTPPRSSGEETLLRLLLPAIRGDYRAFETYTDPGHVLSCPVTVFLGDADPLVPAEEAQAWADHTTGPSILRVLPGGHFYLTEPGNTAEIARAVSGQLTGATEPARHPVSAQT comes from the coding sequence GTGAGCTGGATCCGCACGCTGCGGACCGCCGCCCCCGGAGCGGTCCGCCTGGTGTGCCTTCCCCACGCGGGCGGCTCGGCCCACACGTGGCACCCCCTGGCCGAAGCACTCGGACCGGACGTGGAGGTGCTGGCGGCCCAGTACCCGGGCCGCCACGACCGGCTGGCCGAACCCCCGCTCGGCGACCTGAAGCTGATGGCCGGCCACATCGTCGCCTCACTGCTTCCGCTGCGGGACGCGCCACTCGCCCTCTTCGGACACAGCCTCGGCGCCCTCCTCGGATACGAGATCGCCGCCCGGCTGCAGGCGACCGGACCCGCCCCCGTCCACCTCTTCGCCTCGTCGATGCTCGCACCCTCACGGCACCGCCACGACGGGGTGCACCTGCGTGACGACGACGGCATCCTCGCGGAGCTCGACCGGATCAGCGGCACACCGCCCCGCTCCTCCGGCGAAGAGACGCTGCTACGCCTGCTGCTGCCCGCGATCCGCGGCGACTACCGGGCGTTCGAGACGTACACCGACCCCGGACACGTGCTGTCCTGCCCGGTCACCGTATTCCTGGGCGACGCCGACCCGTTGGTACCGGCCGAGGAAGCCCAAGCCTGGGCCGACCACACCACCGGTCCCAGCATCCTGCGGGTGCTGCCCGGCGGCCACTTCTACCTGACCGAGCCCGGGAACACGGCGGAGATCGCCCGTGCGGTGTCCGGGCAGCTCACGGGCGCCACGGAGCCGGCCCGGCACCCGGTGTCCGCCCAAACCTGA
- a CDS encoding class I SAM-dependent methyltransferase has translation MTHPTTSPTVADHLAAFAAAPDERLEEEFLRLAGTVWAADGPVDGAADHTPALVAALEGADARHAGHLAVLLGLLAESEYRDHPAGDGPVRTAVHQGLDHYLGLLTHSGPGTPLTTALLYLLAHFPEDRARILTAASVEELLLDEHDLTRLERALRALDPDDPDLGRCWPSPAAWNLNDDERGFDKESIKALSFEQITANWDNDTRTVLAYAGMKAYWAVRHGAAAETSYPAPGAPSADEAGELGPQSFARHADALRCPSCDGHLDYTDGVRCPSCATAFPLAQGLLDLSRGATGSQASEQDDTADLLQKLAAMPSMGVYYETVLRPAFLRIAGMNWDDAVTPADEDAYLLAHTRPVDGPVLDLCAGAGRWTAVLEQAVGTERLIAQDLGLPMLTALRRALPEVPAIVASALTLPYGDATFGAVNCWNALQAFPEQADIAIAEIGRVLKPGGTFTLLTFRWADDPVDRYFQGSHFFPSRPAGMLLFELDEIRKWLTDAGLTVREQSGTGSFVFITAERTA, from the coding sequence ATGACCCACCCGACCACGTCCCCGACGGTCGCCGACCACCTCGCCGCCTTCGCGGCGGCCCCGGACGAGCGGCTGGAGGAGGAGTTCCTCCGCCTGGCCGGCACGGTCTGGGCGGCCGACGGCCCGGTGGACGGCGCGGCGGACCACACACCGGCCCTCGTGGCGGCGCTCGAAGGCGCCGACGCCCGGCACGCCGGGCACCTGGCCGTCCTGCTGGGCCTGCTCGCCGAGTCCGAGTACCGTGACCACCCCGCCGGCGACGGCCCCGTCCGCACAGCCGTCCACCAGGGCCTCGACCACTACCTGGGGCTCCTCACCCACAGCGGTCCCGGAACACCCCTGACCACCGCCCTGCTCTACCTGCTCGCGCACTTCCCCGAGGACCGCGCCCGGATCCTCACCGCCGCCAGCGTCGAGGAACTCCTGCTCGACGAGCACGACCTCACGCGCCTCGAACGCGCCCTGCGCGCCCTCGACCCGGACGACCCCGACCTGGGCCGCTGCTGGCCCTCGCCCGCCGCCTGGAACCTCAACGACGACGAGCGCGGCTTCGACAAGGAGTCCATCAAGGCCCTCTCCTTCGAGCAGATCACCGCCAACTGGGACAACGACACCCGCACCGTCCTGGCCTACGCCGGCATGAAGGCATACTGGGCCGTCCGCCACGGCGCCGCCGCGGAGACCTCCTACCCCGCCCCCGGCGCGCCCTCCGCCGACGAGGCCGGCGAACTGGGCCCGCAGTCCTTCGCCCGCCACGCCGACGCCCTGCGCTGCCCCTCCTGCGACGGCCACCTCGACTACACCGACGGCGTCCGCTGCCCGTCCTGCGCCACCGCCTTCCCCCTCGCCCAGGGCCTCCTCGACCTCTCCCGCGGCGCCACCGGCTCGCAGGCGTCCGAGCAGGACGACACCGCCGACCTGCTGCAGAAGCTCGCCGCCATGCCGAGCATGGGCGTCTACTACGAGACGGTGCTCCGCCCCGCGTTTCTCCGCATCGCCGGAATGAACTGGGACGACGCCGTCACTCCGGCCGACGAGGACGCCTACCTCCTCGCCCACACCCGACCGGTCGACGGCCCCGTACTCGACCTGTGCGCGGGAGCCGGTCGCTGGACCGCCGTCCTCGAGCAGGCCGTCGGCACCGAGCGGCTCATCGCCCAGGACCTCGGCCTGCCCATGCTCACCGCCCTGCGCCGCGCCCTGCCCGAGGTGCCCGCCATCGTCGCCAGCGCCCTCACGCTGCCCTACGGCGACGCCACCTTCGGCGCGGTCAACTGCTGGAACGCCCTGCAGGCGTTCCCGGAGCAGGCCGACATCGCCATCGCCGAGATAGGCCGGGTCCTCAAGCCCGGAGGCACCTTCACCCTGCTGACCTTCCGCTGGGCCGACGACCCGGTCGACCGCTATTTCCAGGGCTCCCACTTCTTCCCGAGCCGCCCCGCCGGGATGCTCCTCTTCGAACTCGACGAGATCCGGAAGTGGCTCACCGACGCCGGCCTGACGGTACGTGAGCAGTCCGGCACCGGCTCCTTCGTCTTCATCACCGCGGAGCGCACGGCATAG
- a CDS encoding FAD-binding oxidoreductase, with amino-acid sequence MTTVDEHSADLTRHGEAAYEAATRVFNLFAPVTPAAAVTARSTEEIRAAIAHARAHGLGVRVHTTGHASATARPMEDALLIRTEPDGEVAVDPRRRIARIPAGTRWGAVVEAAAPHGLAAPHGSSPTVGAVGYLLGGGLSMYARHTGLAVNSVRAVELVTADGGQRRVDAYSDPELFWALRGGGGGFGVVTAVEVALFPVTGVITGAAFWPAAQAARLLPRWRAWTERAPREATTSVRVMNLPKLPEVPEILSAGPVLCLDGVVVAPGDEDTARARRQADELLAPLRAVADPLMDTWHEAGPLAVPETHMDPPEPVPVLGDHLLLRELGDDGVAEFLRATVDRPRSALTVAELRQLGGGLSAPVPGAGALGHLDARFAYSGAGVPGFGGTEEEIRAHCAEVRRALSPWDTGRTAPTFVASLDQPQGHLDADAVLAADRVRTRVDPEGLFRGDIAPGCSAAR; translated from the coding sequence ATGACCACCGTCGACGAGCACTCCGCGGACCTCACGCGGCACGGGGAGGCGGCCTACGAGGCGGCCACCCGGGTGTTCAACCTCTTCGCCCCCGTGACCCCCGCCGCGGCCGTCACCGCACGCTCCACCGAGGAGATCCGCGCCGCGATCGCACACGCCCGCGCCCACGGCCTGGGCGTGCGGGTACACACGACCGGCCACGCCTCCGCGACCGCCCGCCCGATGGAGGACGCGCTGCTCATCCGTACCGAACCGGACGGCGAGGTCGCGGTGGACCCGAGGCGCCGCATCGCCCGGATCCCCGCCGGTACCCGGTGGGGCGCCGTCGTGGAGGCCGCCGCCCCGCACGGCCTCGCCGCCCCCCACGGCTCCTCGCCGACCGTCGGCGCCGTCGGCTACCTGCTGGGCGGCGGACTGAGCATGTACGCCCGCCACACCGGCCTGGCCGTCAACAGCGTCCGCGCGGTCGAACTCGTCACCGCCGACGGCGGACAACGCCGGGTCGACGCGTACAGCGACCCGGAGCTCTTCTGGGCGCTCCGCGGCGGCGGTGGCGGATTCGGCGTCGTCACCGCCGTCGAGGTCGCCCTCTTCCCGGTGACGGGCGTCATCACCGGAGCCGCCTTCTGGCCGGCCGCGCAGGCCGCCCGGCTCCTGCCCCGGTGGCGGGCCTGGACCGAACGGGCCCCCCGCGAGGCGACCACGTCCGTCCGGGTGATGAACCTGCCCAAGCTCCCCGAGGTGCCCGAGATCCTCAGCGCCGGCCCCGTCCTGTGCCTGGACGGTGTCGTCGTCGCCCCGGGCGACGAGGACACCGCCAGGGCCCGACGGCAGGCCGACGAACTGCTCGCCCCGCTGCGCGCCGTCGCCGACCCGCTGATGGACACCTGGCACGAGGCGGGCCCGCTCGCCGTACCCGAGACGCACATGGACCCGCCCGAGCCGGTCCCCGTCCTCGGCGACCACCTGCTCCTGCGCGAACTCGGCGACGACGGCGTCGCCGAGTTCCTGCGCGCCACCGTGGACCGTCCCCGCTCCGCACTCACCGTCGCCGAGCTGCGCCAGCTCGGCGGCGGCCTGAGCGCCCCGGTACCCGGCGCCGGCGCCCTCGGACACCTGGACGCGCGCTTCGCCTACTCCGGCGCCGGAGTACCGGGATTCGGCGGCACGGAGGAGGAGATCCGCGCCCACTGCGCCGAGGTACGCCGGGCGCTGAGCCCCTGGGACACCGGCCGGACCGCCCCCACGTTCGTCGCGAGCCTCGACCAGCCCCAGGGGCACCTCGACGCCGACGCCGTCCTCGCCGCCGACCGGGTGCGCACGCGGGTCGACCCCGAGGGCCTGTTCCGCGGCGACATCGCTCCCGGCTGTTCCGCCGCCCGCTGA
- a CDS encoding DUF2306 domain-containing protein, giving the protein MTQTQSAERPLSPAEGAPPVRTDGPAAGSSARSGRPVRRGWFGRNYIVPLAVAAAAYLLYQLPPYLTLDPSRTHIALQFPLHYTILAAHVLTGAVTMVTLVLQLWPWLRRKHPVVHRWSGHLYVFGGALPSALLALAMFPVAFKPGSVAVLMSGILWAVTSVVGWVRARQGRYAEHRRWMLYSFAIVWGQTVWGFVIGMTLFSLPAAIDVTYISEAARWVGWVGNLLLVHWWIERTARRGQDRVYGGRRSRT; this is encoded by the coding sequence TTGACTCAGACCCAGAGCGCAGAAAGACCCCTCTCCCCGGCCGAAGGAGCCCCCCCGGTCCGCACGGACGGTCCGGCGGCCGGATCGTCCGCGCGGAGCGGTCGCCCGGTCCGCCGGGGCTGGTTCGGCCGCAACTACATCGTCCCGCTGGCCGTGGCCGCCGCTGCCTACCTGCTGTACCAGCTTCCGCCGTACCTGACGCTGGACCCGTCCCGCACGCACATCGCCCTGCAGTTCCCCCTGCACTACACGATCCTGGCCGCGCACGTGCTGACCGGTGCCGTGACGATGGTGACGCTGGTCCTCCAGCTCTGGCCGTGGTTGCGCCGCAAGCATCCGGTGGTGCACCGCTGGAGCGGTCATCTCTACGTGTTCGGCGGGGCGCTGCCGTCGGCGCTGCTGGCGCTGGCCATGTTCCCGGTCGCCTTCAAGCCGGGCAGTGTGGCCGTGCTGATGTCGGGGATCCTGTGGGCGGTGACCTCGGTGGTCGGTTGGGTCCGGGCACGGCAGGGGCGGTACGCCGAGCACCGCCGCTGGATGCTGTACAGCTTCGCGATCGTCTGGGGCCAGACCGTCTGGGGCTTCGTCATCGGCATGACGCTCTTCAGCCTGCCGGCCGCCATCGACGTCACGTACATCTCGGAGGCGGCCCGCTGGGTCGGCTGGGTCGGCAACCTTCTCCTCGTCCACTGGTGGATCGAGCGGACCGCGCGACGCGGGCAGGACCGGGTGTACGGCGGTCGCCGTTCCCGAACCTGA
- a CDS encoding DUF2855 family protein: MPVQDTWDLMVRRDDLTAAEVRQAPVAPLRPGEVRLAAERFALTAITATYARLGESELPFFDAFAGPEGYGRVPSWGYARVEESRHPGIAVGTRYFGFLPLSTHVTLVAEPTERGFADVAPERDYLHPWYRGYLRAEEHDAPDDHRLLLRPLYPASFNLAEFLVREHPATTVLITSASSKTAVGLAALLSRQEGITTIGVTSPGNLGFVRGLGHYDTVTTYDDPAGGEVPESVVLVDFTGQAGRLFSLYERFGSALKDALLVGYTHPGAEIEPPEGLTDPEPWIFFTPSEEQRLIEKDGEDSYRTRYQRAEDALVKDARSWLSVTRRSGPEALVDTYRSLIAGDLPAHTGTVVAPR, from the coding sequence GTGCCTGTTCAGGACACCTGGGATCTGATGGTCCGACGGGACGATCTCACGGCGGCCGAGGTACGGCAGGCTCCCGTGGCCCCGCTGCGTCCGGGTGAAGTGCGCCTGGCGGCCGAGAGATTCGCCCTGACCGCCATCACGGCCACCTATGCCCGTCTGGGCGAGTCCGAACTGCCCTTCTTCGACGCCTTCGCCGGCCCGGAGGGCTACGGTCGCGTCCCGAGCTGGGGCTATGCCCGGGTCGAGGAATCGCGCCACCCCGGGATCGCCGTCGGGACCCGCTACTTCGGCTTCCTGCCCCTGTCGACGCACGTCACCCTCGTGGCCGAGCCGACCGAGCGGGGCTTCGCCGACGTCGCGCCCGAGCGCGACTATCTGCATCCGTGGTACCGCGGCTACCTGCGCGCCGAGGAGCACGACGCGCCTGACGACCACCGCCTGCTGCTCAGGCCGCTGTACCCGGCATCCTTCAACCTCGCCGAGTTCCTCGTCCGCGAGCACCCCGCGACCACCGTCCTGATCACCAGCGCCTCCAGCAAGACCGCCGTGGGCCTGGCCGCTCTGCTGTCCCGTCAGGAAGGCATCACCACCATCGGGGTGACCTCCCCGGGCAACCTCGGCTTCGTCCGGGGCCTGGGCCACTACGACACGGTGACCACCTACGACGATCCGGCCGGGGGCGAGGTCCCCGAGTCCGTCGTGCTCGTCGACTTCACCGGCCAGGCAGGGCGGTTGTTCTCCCTGTACGAACGGTTCGGCTCCGCGCTGAAGGACGCGCTGCTCGTGGGCTACACCCACCCCGGCGCCGAGATCGAACCGCCGGAGGGACTGACCGATCCCGAGCCGTGGATCTTCTTCACGCCGTCCGAGGAGCAGCGGCTCATCGAGAAGGACGGCGAGGACTCCTATCGGACCCGCTACCAGCGGGCCGAGGACGCCCTCGTCAAGGACGCCCGGTCGTGGCTCTCCGTCACCCGGCGATCCGGCCCCGAAGCCCTCGTCGACACATACCGGTCGCTGATCGCCGGCGACCTCCCCGCGCACACGGGCACCGTGGTCGCCCCGCGCTGA